The nucleotide window AGAGTCTGATATCTCTCAGGTACAGCCTCTTCCTGCCAGTCGGCTCGATTCAACAAAGCATTTTTACGGACAATgtgaccattcatttcaagaggactggaatataaaagcaagggtgtaatgcagaggctttataaaacactactGAGGCCTCACTAGGGGTATTCTGTGCTGTTTTGTGCCCCTTACCGAAGAAAGGATGAGccaacgttggagagggttcaaaggagattcatgaaaatgattccgggattgaatggcttgatcATATCAGGAgggtttggtggctctgggcctatactcgctggaattcagaagaatgaggggtgatttcattgaaacctatcaaatgttgaaaggactcaacagggtggatgtggagaggatgtttccactggtgggggagtctaggactggggGCACAACCTCTGAATAAAGGCCTCATCCCCACAATAGTATCCAATGTTgcggggaatggccacaggggtgctctgcactaactgcctattcactgtcccattccttctcccgacagtcacccagctacccagCTGGTgaattcgacgtttcaggccgagacccttcgtcaggactaactgaaggaagagttagtcccgacgaagggtctcggcctgaaacgtcgactgcacctcttcctagagatgctgcctggcctgctgcgttcaccagcaacttttatgtgtgttgcttgaatttccagcatctgcagaattcctgttgtcagctggtgaatttgttgccacagacagctgtggaggccaggtcgttgggtgtatttaaggcagaggttgataggctcttgattggacatggcatcaaagaatacggggagaaggcccgGAATTGGGGTTAGGAGGGGatagagggaaaaaaggatcagccatgattgaatggcggagcagactcaaagggccaggtggtctaattctgctcctatgtcttatggtctacccgcctcctgcaacttagggttgACTAcatccctgtaactctgatcgattatctcctcactctacCATCCAAGCCAAAGGTcacccagctgctgctccagatccctaacatacCGAGTTCACCTGGTCTATGAATGTGGCAGCCTTGCTGAATGacgggactttggggttctttatactttattgtcgccaattgatactagaacgtacaatcatcacagcgatatttgattttgcgcttcccactccctagattacaaatattaaatattgaaaatttaaattataaatcataaatagaaaacagaaaaatggaaagtaaggtagtgcaaaaaaatcgagaggcaggtccggatatttgaagggtactgcccagatccgggtcaggatccgttcttgcattttttctgtcattcattttttgtggggggggggttcttttgctttgtgggtgtctgtgaagagtaagaatttcaggttgtatattgtatacattctgtgATATTAAATGGAGCCATTGAACCATTGACTAGACTACTGACCTGGGACAGCATGTCTTCCTGTTATTTTTTCTTCCCATTTTAAATGTATCTACATTAATGGGCTCACTGTGGTAAAGAGTTCCACATTTCTGCCTATGTTTGGGTCAGGAAGTTCCTCCTGAAATCCCCTTTCCTATCCTATATTTATAGTTCCTTGATCTCCTTTAGTGAaaatatacactcaatgacctcttgtacctaataaagtgcctacTGAGTATATGGttgcccatccacctcaaggttcaacatgttgtgcagtcagagatgctcttctgcacaccactgttgtaatgcgtggtcgtttgagttactgtcgccttcctgtctgcttgaaccagtctggccattctctgccgatctctctcattaacaaggcattttcgcccacagaactgctactcactggattcttgtttgttttttcgcaccattctttgtaaaagcaggtgaaaatcccaggagatcagcagcttctgagatactcacgccaccctgtctggcaccaacaatagcGTAGTTGTGAGCAGATCGCTTTACAGTACAgctgacccgggttcaattcctgccactgcctgtaaggagtttgtatgttctccacgtgaccgcgtgggtttcctcccggaggaaggaagacgtaccggttggtgttttaattggccattgtaatttgtcccgtggttaggcaaGGGTTGAATTGGGGTTgccgggcagtgtggctcgaagggctgaaaggtCGTGTTCCGCGTTTGTGcctgagtaaataaataaaccaatcattctacggtcaaagtcaGTGAGATCACATTTCGTCCCCATTCTGGTAAGaaaaacaactgagcctcttgaccatgtctgcatgcttcgatgcattgagtagctgccacatgattggctgatcagatatctgcattaacgagcaggtgtacctaataaagtggccaatgagtgtacgtGAAATATAATGGTGCTGCATTTTTGACATTTTTATTAACAATATTACagatatttacacttttttttacagTTCGCAACGGATTTTGTAAGACCCTATAAATTAAACATATTCGATACTAGCCATCTTCCCATATAATTCATGGTAGATTGCAAGGTCGATATATTTTGGAATAATAGTGTCTCTTAAGTCAAGTCTACGCTCTTCCATCTCCAACCCCTTGATCACACTGATGCCTATTCCTCCATTATCCAGGTGCTGGAAACCCCTCTCCAAAGTGGATCTCTCTTTCCTTGTCTATGTTGCTCCTCAAAGTCTCATACATTGATTGAGCTTCTGATCATTTGCCCTTAAAGTGCCCAGGTATCAGCTTTTCTTGATGAAGTTCTTGCCATGAGCCTCAGGGTATTTTAGGACATTAATGGAATGATAGAGCTATGCAGTAAggaatcaggccttttggcccatctagtccatgccaaccatgttgCCTACATTTAGCCCACAcatctctaaacctttcctacttGTCCAAATGTCCTTTAAACCTAGAGGTCATACCCAACACTACcaactcctctggcagcttgttccacatagccaGCACACTCTAAAAATTTTACTCAGTTGAATATTTGAACCTGGTATCTACCTTCCCCTTCTAGAGGTACCAGCCCCCTCTGCTGCTCCTACTCACTGCGGGCCTCTGAGTGTTGCCACTCGGGAGGGACGTAAGATGAAGCCCACCTTGCTGCTCTCCGCCACATGAAGGAGCCGGATCTCGGGCCAAGGCAAGTCCAGATACCCCGTCGCCACTATCGCACAAGCCCGAAGCCAACCAGCTGAGAACGAGAGCCACTCTTACCCCATCATGGTGGTGCCCTATCCTTGTTCCCTCCTCTTAAGATGCAGGTAACTCCTCATTCTAGATAACGAGGGGGTGGGAATCTCTCCTTCAGCTATGATACTGAGCTCAGTTGCATTGCCACCACTGACGTCTTCCTGACCAAGAAGATTACCTGTCCACGCTCGTTTCCACTAGCCTATTGTTCATGATAGCTAAGGCCCCAACACCTCCAGAAAGACCATTGCTCCGAGAGTGGCTTTGCCTGGGTCCCCCGTTGGCCGTCTCGGACAGCTGCTTCTGCATGACGGCCAAGGAGACCTTGTTGGAGGCCAGGAAGTCCTTGACGGAGATCATCTCGCCCGACATCCGCCGCCCTTCGGTCTCACTGTCGCACACCGTCTCCACCGAGACGTCCTGCTTCCTGGACTTGGAAGCCAAGGGGTGCACCGCGTTACAGTGGGTCCGCGGCTGCCTCCGGCGCCGACAGCACCGGCATTCCATCTTCCTCAGCAGCCAGTTGAGGAACTGCTTAATGATAATGGAGGAGACGTTAAACAGGGAGTAGATGCAACAGACGCCCACCAGGATGAGCAGGAAATTGGCCACGCGGTACAACGTCTGGTTGGGGTAGGCCTGCCGTTGGCTGCTCACCAGGTCCCCGAACCCGATGGTGCTAAACGCCACGAAGCAGAAGTAGAAGGACTCGGCGTACGTCCACCCCTCCATGGGTGAGTAGATGGCCGAGGCACAGCAGCAGATCACCAGCGAGGCCAGGCCCAGGATCAGCACGACGTAGTACACGGACGGCTTCCAGCCGTCCAGGCTGTCGACCTCCCCCGAGTGGAAGGACCCCCGGCGGGCAGCCGAGCCCTCCTCGCCGCCCCGCTGCAGCCCCCGCTGGTGGAACCAGCGCAGGACGAACGCCAGCAGCGTGATAATCCGCTCCAGGAAGAGGTTGAAGAACAGGATGGTGGCAGCACAGCCTGCCAAGCCGTAGAAGATCAGGAAGGCTCTGCCACCGGCGGTCGCCGGTGTGGTCATCCCAAAGCCTGCGAAAGAGAGAACAAGTAAGAACACCAGCGTTAGATTACCCTGCCAAACCCAGGGGGGCTCTTTCAGTTTCAGGGAGCCACAAGGGGGATCTCCTCgaaacctattcaatattcaaagcgcaaacacgaggaattctgcagatgctggaatttcaagcaagatGGTAGAATTTCATCaggttgggtagcctccaacctgatggcatgaacaatgacttctcaaacttccgctaatgccccacctccccctcgtaccccatccgttatttatttatatacacacattctttttctctctctcctttttctccctctgtccccctcacta belongs to Mobula hypostoma chromosome 10, sMobHyp1.1, whole genome shotgun sequence and includes:
- the LOC134353228 gene encoding potassium channel subfamily K member 12-like, producing the protein MGWRAGGGRCCCPVSRLNEDNARFALLALFILCYLVLGAAVFSAIERPRELRAQRAWSRRLANFSRSHNVSRGQLAALLREYEKAYGAGVRVDPLRPRWDFTGAFYFVGTVVSTIGFGMTTPATAGGRAFLIFYGLAGCAATILFFNLFLERIITLLAFVLRWFHQRGLQRGGEEGSAARRGSFHSGEVDSLDGWKPSVYYVVLILGLASLVICCCASAIYSPMEGWTYAESFYFCFVAFSTIGFGDLVSSQRQAYPNQTLYRVANFLLILVGVCCIYSLFNVSSIIIKQFLNWLLRKMECRCCRRRRQPRTHCNAVHPLASKSRKQDVSVETVCDSETEGRRMSGEMISVKDFLASNKVSLAVMQKQLSETANGGPRQSHSRSNGLSGGVGALAIMNNRLVETSVDR